From Salinibacterium sp. ZJ450, one genomic window encodes:
- the ileS gene encoding isoleucine--tRNA ligase encodes MTYPRNRRESSDPDGVTPSPSFPAIEERILAFWKDDATFQASIDQRQGQPEWVFYDGPPFANGLPHYGHLLTGYAKDLFPRFQTMRGKQVQRRFGWDTHGLPAELEAMRQLGITEKSQIEEMGVDAFNQSARESVLRYTKEWQAYVTRQARWVDFENDYKTLDISFMESVIWAFKRLYDKGLAYEGFRVLPYCWNDQTPLSNHELRMDDDVYKPRQDQTVTVTFPLVGPKAEALGLTAVRALAWTTTPWTLPTNFALAVGPAIEYAVLPSGPNGAGDGAEQGVADYLLAADTISSYFKELGYETSDAARAAISKTVTGAELAGVHYDRLWDFYADVETWGTENAWQILVADYVATGEGTGIVHQAPAFGEDDQLVTGAVGIPVILSVDEGAKFLPQVAPVAGLHVFEANKPLTNLLREDGRLLKVASYEHSYPHCWRCREPLIYKAVSSWFVKVPEFRDRMVELNEDITWVPENVKHGQFGKWIAGARDWSISRNRYWGSPIPIWKSDDPDYPRIDVYGSLEELQRDFGTLPLNGDGEPDLHRPYIDHLTRPNPDDPTGKSTMRRIEDVLDVWFDSGSMPYAQVHYPFENAEWFDSRNPADFIVEYIGQTRGWFYTMHVLSTALFDRPAFSNVLSHGVVLGNDGQKMSKSLRNYPDVSEVLDRDGADAMRWFLMSSSVIRGGNLMVTEEGIREGVRQMMLPLWSTYYFFTLYANAAVPAASDDEGGETAAGYTAQWRTDSSDILDRYLLAKARTLISDVTHDLESFDSPMAAAKLRDFADVLTNWYVRRSRDRFWAGDAAGDGWEDAFDTLYTVLETVVRVAAPLMPLVGEEIWRGLTGGRSVHLENWPDPEAFPADDTLVTTMDRVREIASAGLALRKAKSLRVRLPLAELTIVSDDGDRLAEFGDILKDELNVKAVQFTQLVEGSLADFGITRKLTVNARAAGPRIGKEVQRVIAAAKQGFWEQDGDTVVVDGVQLLPAEFELDLQSDDDSNAITFLPGGGFVLLDTVTTPELEGEGLARDVIRAVQQARKQADLDVTDRIRLTLATDAVETIEEYRDLIAGETLATSLDAVQAENGTTTVGSGSTVTVTVERA; translated from the coding sequence ATGACTTACCCCCGCAACCGCCGCGAAAGCTCCGACCCTGACGGCGTCACGCCCAGCCCTAGCTTTCCCGCGATTGAGGAACGCATCCTCGCGTTCTGGAAAGACGACGCCACCTTCCAGGCGTCGATCGACCAGCGGCAGGGCCAGCCGGAGTGGGTCTTCTACGACGGCCCGCCCTTCGCCAACGGCCTGCCGCATTACGGCCACCTGCTGACCGGCTACGCCAAAGACCTGTTCCCGCGCTTCCAGACCATGCGCGGCAAGCAGGTGCAGCGCCGATTCGGCTGGGACACCCACGGTCTTCCCGCCGAGCTTGAGGCGATGCGGCAGCTCGGCATCACCGAGAAGAGCCAGATCGAAGAGATGGGCGTCGACGCCTTCAATCAGTCGGCCCGCGAATCGGTGCTGCGCTACACCAAGGAATGGCAGGCGTACGTCACCCGGCAGGCGCGCTGGGTCGACTTCGAGAACGACTACAAGACGCTCGACATCTCGTTCATGGAGAGCGTGATCTGGGCGTTCAAGCGGCTCTACGACAAGGGCCTCGCCTACGAGGGCTTCCGGGTACTGCCGTACTGCTGGAACGACCAGACCCCGCTGTCGAACCACGAACTGCGGATGGACGACGACGTCTACAAGCCGAGGCAGGACCAGACCGTCACGGTGACCTTCCCGCTGGTCGGGCCGAAGGCCGAAGCCCTCGGCCTCACCGCGGTGCGCGCCCTGGCCTGGACCACCACGCCGTGGACGCTGCCCACCAACTTCGCCCTCGCCGTGGGGCCTGCGATCGAGTACGCGGTGCTGCCGAGCGGACCGAACGGTGCAGGCGACGGCGCAGAGCAGGGCGTCGCCGACTACCTGCTCGCCGCCGACACGATCAGCTCATACTTCAAGGAGCTCGGCTACGAGACATCCGACGCCGCCCGCGCCGCGATCTCGAAGACCGTCACCGGCGCCGAGCTCGCCGGTGTGCACTACGACCGGCTCTGGGATTTCTACGCGGATGTCGAGACGTGGGGCACCGAGAACGCCTGGCAGATCCTCGTCGCCGACTACGTCGCCACCGGTGAGGGCACCGGCATCGTGCACCAGGCTCCCGCCTTCGGTGAGGACGACCAGCTGGTCACCGGAGCCGTCGGCATCCCGGTGATCCTGTCGGTGGACGAAGGCGCCAAGTTCCTGCCGCAGGTTGCGCCGGTGGCGGGTCTGCACGTGTTCGAGGCGAACAAGCCGCTCACGAACCTCCTCCGCGAGGACGGCCGCCTACTCAAGGTCGCCAGCTACGAGCACAGCTACCCGCACTGCTGGCGCTGCCGCGAACCGCTGATCTACAAGGCGGTCTCCAGCTGGTTCGTCAAGGTTCCCGAGTTCCGCGACCGCATGGTCGAGCTGAATGAGGACATCACCTGGGTTCCGGAGAACGTCAAGCACGGCCAGTTCGGAAAGTGGATCGCCGGCGCCCGCGACTGGTCGATCTCCCGCAACCGCTACTGGGGATCGCCGATCCCGATCTGGAAGAGCGATGACCCGGACTACCCGCGCATCGACGTGTACGGCTCGCTCGAGGAACTGCAGCGCGACTTCGGCACCCTGCCGCTGAACGGCGACGGCGAACCCGACCTGCACCGCCCGTACATCGACCACCTCACCCGGCCGAACCCCGACGACCCCACCGGCAAGTCCACGATGCGACGCATCGAGGACGTGCTCGACGTCTGGTTCGACTCCGGATCGATGCCGTACGCCCAGGTGCACTACCCGTTCGAGAACGCGGAGTGGTTCGACTCGCGCAACCCCGCCGACTTCATCGTGGAGTACATCGGCCAGACCCGCGGCTGGTTCTACACCATGCACGTGCTGAGCACCGCCCTGTTCGACCGTCCGGCGTTCAGCAATGTGCTCAGCCACGGCGTTGTGCTCGGCAACGATGGCCAGAAGATGTCGAAGTCGTTGCGCAATTATCCGGATGTCTCGGAGGTGCTCGACCGCGACGGGGCCGACGCCATGCGCTGGTTCCTGATGTCCAGTTCGGTCATCCGCGGCGGCAACCTGATGGTCACCGAGGAGGGCATCCGCGAGGGCGTGCGGCAGATGATGCTTCCACTGTGGAGCACCTACTACTTCTTCACCCTGTACGCCAACGCGGCCGTCCCGGCAGCAAGCGATGACGAGGGCGGAGAGACCGCTGCGGGGTACACCGCCCAGTGGCGCACCGACTCCAGCGACATCCTGGACCGCTACCTGCTGGCCAAGGCGCGCACCCTGATCAGCGACGTCACCCACGACCTGGAGTCGTTCGACTCGCCGATGGCCGCCGCCAAGCTGCGCGACTTCGCCGACGTGCTCACCAACTGGTACGTGCGTCGCAGCCGCGATCGCTTCTGGGCCGGCGATGCCGCCGGAGACGGCTGGGAAGACGCCTTCGACACCCTGTACACGGTGCTGGAGACCGTGGTGCGGGTCGCGGCCCCGTTGATGCCGCTGGTCGGTGAGGAGATCTGGCGCGGACTCACCGGTGGCCGCAGCGTGCACCTGGAGAACTGGCCAGACCCTGAGGCGTTCCCCGCCGACGACACTCTGGTCACCACGATGGACCGGGTGCGCGAGATCGCGTCCGCCGGCCTTGCCCTGCGTAAGGCGAAGAGCCTGCGGGTGCGACTGCCGCTCGCGGAGCTCACCATCGTGAGCGATGACGGCGACCGCCTGGCCGAGTTCGGCGACATCCTGAAGGACGAACTGAACGTCAAGGCGGTGCAGTTCACGCAACTGGTCGAGGGCAGCCTCGCCGACTTCGGTATCACCCGCAAACTCACCGTGAACGCCCGAGCGGCCGGCCCGCGCATTGGCAAGGAGGTGCAGCGAGTGATCGCCGCCGCCAAGCAGGGCTTCTGGGAACAGGACGGCGACACTGTGGTTGTGGATGGCGTGCAGCTGCTGCCGGCGGAGTTCGAGCTGGACCTGCAGTCTGACGACGACTCCAACGCGATCACCTTCCTGCCCGGGGGCGGATTCGTGCTGCTTGACACCGTGACCACTCCTGAGCTCGAGGGCGAAGGCCTGGCTCGCGACGTGATCCGTGCGGTGCAGCAGGCCCGCAAGCAGGCCGATCTCGACGTGACCGACCGCATCCGGCTGACCCTGGCCACCGACGCGGTCGAGACCATCGAGGAATACCGCGACCTGATCGCCGGCGAAACTCTCGCCACCAGCCTGGACGCGGTCCAGGCGGAGAATGGAACAACAACGGTCGGTTCTGGTTCGACCGTGACGGTGACGGTGGAGCGCGCATGA
- a CDS encoding glyoxalase superfamily protein — translation MGDTMGDKGDKQGTVMRAGIPVLRILSIEQAHEFYLGFLGFSVDWEHHFEPGLPLYSQISRSGLVLHLSEHRGDGTPGAVVWAAVDDVSALRTELSQKRYSGTLADIDAGAPGGPTLELTDPFGNVLRFCQPA, via the coding sequence GTGGGCGACACCATGGGCGACAAGGGCGACAAACAGGGCACCGTGATGAGAGCCGGCATCCCGGTGCTGCGCATCCTGTCTATCGAGCAGGCGCACGAGTTCTATCTCGGGTTCCTCGGCTTCTCCGTGGACTGGGAGCACCACTTCGAGCCAGGGCTGCCGCTCTACTCGCAGATTTCGCGGTCTGGCCTGGTGCTGCACCTGTCGGAGCATCGCGGTGACGGAACGCCAGGGGCCGTGGTGTGGGCGGCGGTGGACGACGTCAGCGCGCTGCGCACAGAGCTGAGCCAGAAACGGTACTCCGGCACGCTTGCCGACATCGACGCCGGTGCCCCGGGCGGGCCCACCCTCGAGCTGACCGACCCGTTCGGCAACGTGCTGCGGTTCTGCCAGCCGGCCTGA